A genomic region of Pithys albifrons albifrons isolate INPA30051 chromosome 20, PitAlb_v1, whole genome shotgun sequence contains the following coding sequences:
- the ST6GALNAC4 gene encoding alpha-N-acetyl-neuraminyl-2,3-beta-galactosyl-1,3-N-acetyl-galactosaminide alpha-2,6-sialyltransferase isoform X1, translated as MKTLVRLFLTLVCAVVVAMLYIQLSSRARPQPCCQTPKHQGTPTASTIRTFQGYSRVPDGKSLERALCRHCAVVSSSGQMLGSHLGQAIDGQECVLRMNHAPTTGYEEDVGARNTIRVVSHTSVPLLLRNQPYFFQQSQKTLYIIWGPAKKLNREKMGSTYQALLKMTQTYPQLQIYTLTEEKMAYCDDIFQNETGKNSAAVVLCRMKSGSFLSTGWFTMILAMELCEQIHVFGMVSDSYCREKNHSSVPYHYFEKGRLDECKMYLMHEQARRAGHRFITEKAIFSRWAKRRNIVFTHPSWAGG; from the exons ATGAAGACGCTG GTCCGGCTCTTCCTGACGCTGGTGTGCGCCGTGGTGGTGGCGATGCTGTACATCCAGCTGTCCTCCCGTGCCCGCCCGCAGCCCTGCTGCCAGACACCGAAGCACCAGGGCACCCCCACAGCATCCACCATCCGCACCTTCCAGGGATACAGTCGTGTTCCCGACGGGAAG TCACTGGAGCGAGCGCTGTGCCGCCACTGTGCCGTTGTGTCCAGCTCGGGGCAGATGCTGGGCTCACACCTGGGACAGGCCATCGACGGGCAGGAGTGTGTCCTGCGCATGAACCACGCCCCCACCACCGGCTATGAGGAGGACGTGGGGGCACGGAACACCATCCGGGTGGTCTCGCACACCAGCGTCCCGCTGCTGCTGAGGAACCAGCCCTACTTCTTCCAGCAGTCCCAGAAGACCCTCTACATCATCTGGGGGCCAGCAAAGAAGCTGAACAGGGAGAAGATGGGCTCGACCTACCAGGCACTGCTGAAGATGACACAAACGTACCCCCAGCTGCAGATCTACACTCTGACTGAGGAGAAGATGGCATACTGTGATGACATCTTCCAGAATGAGACAGGGAAGAACAG CGCAGCTGTGGTGCTTTGCAGGATGAAATCCGGCTCCTTCCTGAGCACAGGCTGGTTCACCATGATCCTGGCCATGGAGCTGTGTGAGCAGATCCATGTCTTTGGCATGGTCAGCGACAGCTActgcag ggagAAGAACCACTCCAGTGTGCCATACCACTACTTTGAGAAGGGCCGGCTGGACGAGTGCAAGATGTACCTGATGCACGAGCAAGCCCGGCGTGCTGGGCATCGCTTCATCACAGAGAAAGCCATCTTCTCTCGCTGGGCCAAGAGGAGGAACATAGTCTTCACCCACCCATCCTGGGCAGGAGGGTAG
- the ST6GALNAC4 gene encoding alpha-N-acetyl-neuraminyl-2,3-beta-galactosyl-1,3-N-acetyl-galactosaminide alpha-2,6-sialyltransferase isoform X2, translated as MKTLVRLFLTLVCAVVVAMLYIQLSSRARPQPCCQTPKHQGTPTASTIRTFQGYSRVPDGKSLERALCRHCAVVSSSGQMLGSHLGQAIDGQECVLRMNHAPTTGYEEDVGARNTIRVVSHTSVPLLLRNQPYFFQQSQKTLYIIWGPAKKLNREKMGSTYQALLKMTQTYPQLQIYTLTEEKMAYCDDIFQNETGKNRMKSGSFLSTGWFTMILAMELCEQIHVFGMVSDSYCREKNHSSVPYHYFEKGRLDECKMYLMHEQARRAGHRFITEKAIFSRWAKRRNIVFTHPSWAGG; from the exons ATGAAGACGCTG GTCCGGCTCTTCCTGACGCTGGTGTGCGCCGTGGTGGTGGCGATGCTGTACATCCAGCTGTCCTCCCGTGCCCGCCCGCAGCCCTGCTGCCAGACACCGAAGCACCAGGGCACCCCCACAGCATCCACCATCCGCACCTTCCAGGGATACAGTCGTGTTCCCGACGGGAAG TCACTGGAGCGAGCGCTGTGCCGCCACTGTGCCGTTGTGTCCAGCTCGGGGCAGATGCTGGGCTCACACCTGGGACAGGCCATCGACGGGCAGGAGTGTGTCCTGCGCATGAACCACGCCCCCACCACCGGCTATGAGGAGGACGTGGGGGCACGGAACACCATCCGGGTGGTCTCGCACACCAGCGTCCCGCTGCTGCTGAGGAACCAGCCCTACTTCTTCCAGCAGTCCCAGAAGACCCTCTACATCATCTGGGGGCCAGCAAAGAAGCTGAACAGGGAGAAGATGGGCTCGACCTACCAGGCACTGCTGAAGATGACACAAACGTACCCCCAGCTGCAGATCTACACTCTGACTGAGGAGAAGATGGCATACTGTGATGACATCTTCCAGAATGAGACAGGGAAGAACAG GATGAAATCCGGCTCCTTCCTGAGCACAGGCTGGTTCACCATGATCCTGGCCATGGAGCTGTGTGAGCAGATCCATGTCTTTGGCATGGTCAGCGACAGCTActgcag ggagAAGAACCACTCCAGTGTGCCATACCACTACTTTGAGAAGGGCCGGCTGGACGAGTGCAAGATGTACCTGATGCACGAGCAAGCCCGGCGTGCTGGGCATCGCTTCATCACAGAGAAAGCCATCTTCTCTCGCTGGGCCAAGAGGAGGAACATAGTCTTCACCCACCCATCCTGGGCAGGAGGGTAG